Proteins encoded in a region of the Neoarius graeffei isolate fNeoGra1 chromosome 3, fNeoGra1.pri, whole genome shotgun sequence genome:
- the znf513a gene encoding zinc finger protein 513a isoform X2: MESDTHDLRTAENEREGARPEPAFPLYVSCRGCDQLLDEDEHSCLRYSKRDGTGIHVGAQAVLKGADGEGAGPENCQQKLNSCPLCGFSSRYTNHVKRHMKTHNGEKPYRCSLCSYASAQLVNLQRHLRIHTGEKPYKCEHCTFACSSLGNLKRHQRMHTVANPAQNAQQRMHTALNIGQNTHQSMQTGANPVQNTQRMMSSLNLRGPVGCQGLKEDPPRASREVLQSSEMKGNLSVGSDGGYLKAFARLKSEQQSCTRAQPGVLPPLLFPFTCRLCGLVLDGEDGSSAQICAKCTLEMLTKDAAGSTSERGHRGDRVYTCAACPFLTHYPNHLARHMKTHSGEKPYKCPQCPYASAHFDNLKRHHRVHTGEKPYKCHLCDYACGNLANLKRHQRVHSGAKPFQCSVCSYSCNQSMNLKRHMLRHTGEKPHKCHACTYTTGHWDNYKRHQKKHVAGTEEWDKVPLPANEEEAEMDEEEEEE; encoded by the exons ATGGAGAGCGACACCCACGACCTCCGCACTGCCGAGAACGAGCGAGAGGGTGCGAGACCAGAGCCTGCATTCCCTCTCTATGTCTCCTGCAGGGGCTGCGATCAGCTCCTTGATGAGGATGAGCACTCGTGCCTGCGTTACTCGAAACGAGACGGAACCGGCATCCACGTCGGAGCACAGGCTGTGCTCAAAGGGGCAGACGGAGAGGGAGCAGGACCTGAGAACTGCCAGCAGAAGCTGAACTCGTGTCCGCTGTGCGGTTTCTCCTCGCGTTACACCAACCACGTAAAGAGGCACATGAAGACGCACAACGGCGAGAAGCCGTACCGCTGCTCGCTCTGCTCCTACGCCTCCGCACAGCTGGTCAACCTGCAGCGCCATCTacgcatccacacaggagagaagccctaCAAGTGCGAGCACTGCACATTTGCCTGCAGTTCACTGGGCAACCTGAAGAGGCACCAGCGCATGCACACGGTTGCGAATCctgctcagaatgcacaacagcgAATGCACACTGCCCTGAATATAGGCCAAAATACACACCAGAGTATGCAAACCGGTGCAAATCCTGTGCAGAATACACAGCGGATGATGAGCAGCCTCAACCTTCGAGGTCCTGTCGGATGCCAGGGCCTAAAAGAGGACCCTCCCCGTGCCTCGAGGGAAG TGCTTCAGTCGTCAGAAATGAAGGGGAATTTAAGTGTCGGCAGCGACGGCGGATATCTCAAGGCTTTTGCGAGGCTGAAGTCCGAGCAGCAGTCATGCACCCGAGCACAGCCTGGCGTCCTGCCTCCTCTGCTCTTCCCTTTCACGTGCAGGCTGTGTGGCCTGGTACTGGACGGTGAGGACGGGTCATCAGCGCAGATCTGTGCCAAGTGCACTCTGGAAATGCTGACTAAGGATGCAGCAGGCAGCACCAGCGAGCGGGGACACCGAGGGGACAGGGTGTACACGTGTGCCGCCTGCCCCTTCCTCACACACTACCCCAACCACCTGGCCCGGCACATGAAGACGCACAGCGGCGAGAAGCCCTATAAGTGCCCACAGTGCCCGTACGCCTCAGCCCACTTCGACAACCTGAAGCGGCACCATCGCGTGCACACGGGCGAAAAGCCCTACAAGTGCCACCTGTGCGACTACGCCTGCGGCAACCTGGCGAACCTAAAGCGGCACCAGCGGGTTCACTCGGGCGCCAAACCTTTCCAGTGCAGCGTGTGTAGCTACAGCTGCAACCAGAGCATGAACCTAAAGAGGCATATGCTGCGTCATACAGGCGAGAAGCCACACAAGTGCCACGCGTGCACGTACACTACAGGCCACTGGGACAACTACAAGCGGCACCAGAAGAAACACGTAGCAGGAACAGAAGAGTGGGACAAAGTGCCGCTGCCTGCCAACGAAGAAGAGGCAGAGatggatgaggaggaggaggaggagtaa